From Cercospora beticola chromosome 6, complete sequence, a single genomic window includes:
- a CDS encoding uncharacterized protein (MEROPS:MER0030137) — protein MASRLGVNIGRCPDQYNFEHYGVPTASRLTGHRDYIPRPMAAPSLLIPGRPDTSLNVQLHPLVLLTISDYITRHSIRNQSGPAVGAILGQQNGRSFTLEVAYECKLDDNASSSVQFDADWFMTRLEMYKEVHKEPALDLVALFSTGSIKGPNSAHLPVLQQAKALTGSDSVMLLLFHPETVEGLQGGKLPISLYETVEEGDSNVKFRELAYDVETGDAERIGVDFVAKGGGTATAVAKAGGADAAAGASKDAKAKGKGKAKAKDDEAETNGTATTSVLSPEDDELISSLQAKVNAIKMLNERINLIRTYLSEQPQSYLTDATVSDAPPDNTNHQLLRSVQSMLSRLPLLAPPQAQQSVDTSESHNSLQQASEKQRQDVHLTSLLATLTRSVAEAQTLGSKFSIVQKERQNKDRSAFSSGRPPRGGFGDETLYVNRGNQDMD, from the coding sequence ATGGCTTCACGACTTGGAGTCAACATTGGTCGGTGTCCTGACCAGTACAACTTTGAACACTACGGAGTACCAACGGCCTCGAGGCTCACCGGCCATCGAGACTACATTCCACGACCTATGGCGGCGCCCTCGCTGCTAATCCCCGGCCGCCCGGACACGTCGCTCAACGTGCAGCTACACCCGCTCGTGCTGCTCACCATCTCCGACTACATCACCCGCCATTCGATTCGCAACCAGTCGGGACCAGCGGTCGGTGCTATCCTGGGTCAGCAGAATGGCCGCAGCTTCACGCTCGAAGTCGCATACGAGTGCAAGCTCGACGACAACGCCTCGTCATCTGTGCAGTTCGATGCCGACTGGTTCATGACGCGCCTCGAAATGTACAAGGAAGTCCACAAGGAGCCTGCTCTCGATCTCGTCGCTCTTTTCTCGACCGGCTCGATCAAAGGTCCCAACTCAGCGCACCTGCCAGTCTTGCAGCAAGCGAAGGCACTCACAGGCTCGGACAGTGTCatgctgctcctcttccacccaGAAACAGTCGAGGGATTGCAGGGCGGAAAGCTGCCCATCAGCTTGTACGAGACAGTTGAGGAGGGAGACAGTAACGTCAAGTTCCGAGAGCTGGCATACGATGTGGAAACGGGAGATGCGGAACGGATAGGCGTTGACTTTGTCGCCAAGGGTGGTGGTACTGCCACTGCTGTTGCAAAAGCTGGAGGAGCAGACGCTGCTGCAGGCGCATCCAAAGACGCTAAGGCCAAGGGAAAGGGCAAGGCAAAAGCAAaggacgatgaagctgaGACCAACggcacagcaacaacaagcgTGCTATCtccagaagacgacgagctcATCTCCTCGCTCCAGGCGAAGGTCAACGCTATCAAGATGCTGAACGAGCGCATCAATCTCATCCGCACATATCTGAGCGAGCAACCCCAGAGCTATCTCACAGACGCAACCGTCTCAGATGCACCACCGGACAACACAAATCACCAGCTTCTGCGCAGCGTACAATCTATGCTGTCCCGTCTACCACTTCTCGCCCCACCACAAGCCCAGCAAAGCGTTGATACTTCGGAAAGCCATAACTCTTTGCAGCAGGCGAGCGAAAAGCAGCGACAGGATGTTCACCTGACCTCGCTTTTGGCCACTCTCACCCGGTCAGTCGCCGAGGCACAAACACTCGGAAGCAAGTTCAGCATCGTGCAGAAGGAGAGGCAGAATAAGGATCGTAGCGCCTTCAGCAGCGGCAGACCACCTAGAGGCGGGTTTGGCGACGAGACCTTGTACGTCAATAGGGGTAATCAGGACATGGACTAG
- a CDS encoding uncharacterized protein (MEROPS:MER0033188): MKSFIAAVGLVGLASAAPRVQTHQRPHSYGGPTVTVKNGTIAGVHKSNYKQDYFLGVPFAQPPVGPLRFTNAQSLNSSFDGTLQATEYAPMCYGYGGDQIGYPQSEDCLYLNVIRPSGYENASLPVGVWIHGGGLYMGGTQDRRYNLTWIVQNSVEIGKPIIGVSIAYRLGPWGFLASQEVTGSGNTNIGLRDQRLALHWINENIDAFGGDKNKVAIWGESAGAGSVGFHLTAYNGRDDGLFRAGIMESGNPVNYNSYATNVRYQPKYDALVNATNCSTEADTLSCLRTIPEQTLQDLFNTTSSLSSGWNPVVDGDFIQRWASIQLKEGDFVKVPMIDGANTDEGTSFGPDGIDTDEEFAAYITNTSQLTNLPAALAPRALEAYPNEPSYFIPPVEEVPLNYTYPPENGAQYRRANAYAGDVAFHANRRGAMEAWAANNVSAYSYRFNTLPTGVPWYAGVVHFQEVAFVFDNTQGLGYDAEHGTVNPFQNKSQSYYDLADYMSKSWVSFIHDLDPNYEAKPASAPTWPQYSLDQPENIVWDANRTELAWLEPDTYRQEGIRFILDNALAYKR; the protein is encoded by the exons ATGAAGTCCTTCATTGCTGCTGTGGGCCTCGTCGGTCTCGCATCTGCGGCCCCTCGTGTGCAGACGCACCAGAGACCGCATTCCTATGGCGGGCCAACTGTCACTGTCAAGAATGGAACAATCGCTGGCGTCCACAAATCTAACTACAAGCAGGACTACTTTTTGG GCGTTCCATTCGCTCAACCTCCTGTGGGACCACTGCGTTTCACGAATGCCCAAAGCCTCAATTCCTCTTTCGATGGCACGCTTCAGGCTACCGAATACGCACCAATGTGCTATGGATATGGG GGCGACCAAATTGGTTATCCGCAATCAGAGGACTGTCTGTATCTGAACGTCATCAGGCCATCTGGCTACGAAAACGCGTCGTTACCGGTCGGAGTGTGGATTCAC GGCGGCGGTCTGTATATGGGTGGTACTCAAGACAGGCGCTACAATCTTACTTGGATCGTGCAAAACAGTGTCGAAATCGGCAAACCTATCATCGGCGTTTCGATCGCATACCGTCTAGGACCTTGGGGCTTCCTTGCGTCTCAAGAGGTCACCGGCAGCGGCAACACCAACATTGGACTTCGCGATCAACGACTTGCTCTGCACTGGATCAATGAGAACATTGACGCTTTTGGTGGCGATAAAAACAAGGTTGCTATTTGGGGCGAGAGTGCCGGTGCTGGTAGCGTGGGCTTCCATTTGACCGCATACAACGGCCGCGATGACGGTCTTTTCCGAGCTGGTATCATGGAAAGTGGCAACCCCGTCAATTACAACAGCTATGCGACAAACGTCAGGTACCAACCGAAGTACGATGCTTTGGTCAACGCGACCAACTGCAGCACCGAGGCAGACACCTTGAGCTGCTTGCGTACCATCCCAGAACAGACTCTTCAGGACCTCTTCAACACAACCTCCAGTCTGTCGTCTGGCTGGAACCCGGTCGTGGATGGCGACTTCATTCAGAGATGGGCGTCCATTCAGCTCAAGGAGGGTGACTTTGTCAAGGTCCCGATGATTGATGGCGCCAACACAGACGAGGGTACGTCTTTCGGACCGGACGGCATTGATACCGATGAGGAGTTTGCAGCATACATCACGAACACTTCGCAGCTTACGAATCTGCCTGCGGCTCTTGCTCCACGAGCACTGGAGGCGTACCCTAACGAGCCATCTTATTTCATTCCACCTGTGGAGGAGGTCCCACTCAACTACACGTATCCTCCAGAGAATGGTGCGCAATACAGACGCGCCAACGCTTACGCAGGAGATGTTGCCTTCCACGCCAACCGTCGAGGCGCGATGGAGGCTTGGGCCGCAAACAACGTCTCAGCATACTCTTACCGCTTCAACACTCTTCCTACAGGAGTTCCGTGGTACGCAGGCGTTGTCCACTTCCAGGAGGTTGCATTCGTATTTGACAACACCCAGGGTCTGGGATATGATGCGGAGCATGGAACTGTCAACCCATTCCAGAACAAGTCGCAAAGCTACTACGACCTTGCTGATTACATGAGCAAGTCATGGGTATCGTTCATTCACGATCTTGACCCGAACTATGAGGCAAAGCCTGCTTCTGCTCCAACTTGGCCGCAGTACAGTCTCGACCAGCCAGAAAATATTGTTTGGGATGCAAACAGGACGGAATTGGCGTGGCTTGAGCCTGATACGTACAGACAGGAGGGCATTAGGTTTATCCTCGACAATGCTTTGGCGTACAAGAGGTAG
- a CDS encoding uncharacterized protein (BUSCO:EOG09262PMC): MPRATRKRASQPDPEPEAEVEVEEQQEEQEEPQAQDAMDVDEDGEEEEEGGDALQNDEPLTWKAGKPIAVATLLQRLKALATELRHLEQGDCARASLEPKAKELSSPLLLGHKDYGVQVYTLQCIVEMFRLLAPDAPYKASQLKQIFNFVISTVVPAIADPSHTYNAQHLAIITSLATVKSIVLVQDLPGADQMQKILFTHCFDVLALNVPGGDKELLSKNVEFNFTSLLCALVDEAQTVPLEIIEVILAQFLRADPHAVTKKGETRFSEVLKEVSPAYNMARSICNTCEEKMIRHIGQWFQAVLIDANDAAAESKPTKAKGKKRTHDDSDDESDAALVAPSADDLQEAEKAHRLLRELWRACPGVIQNVLAQIESELNTENTSLRLMGVAGVGDMIAGIGAAGPPPPAALDPAAYPSQSLADYSPPAQQNVVLIPAAPQAFSSTYPTTYQTFVDRHRDKSGQVRAAWVTACARIILTSAGGKGLDSDQETQLLRIFSDLLTDNDEKVRLAAVTAVSTFDYQSIVQKLGSHGGAGQDGSVLFQLTARIKDPKPHVSTTALELLGKLWGVASGAIIEGNERARTLFGPIPSNILNAVYINQPVLNALISKAIFDSLLPISYPPIKTKSSGNGDSQRVPDSQNSQARGLDPDRIRSERILALIRDLDEKAKKAFFGMQGLQVSQAKYVSIILDLSEKLGGDIKSNKEDAQKLQKFVAAIADRFPDKVVAKNHLTAFFGHHDRRNFALVKMAISAESDYKKSRNAIAEVLKRLEGASPNIASAAETMEPLLRSTAVLVYNRSHVPAIVSISRTDDNGLGSAAHEVLKHISTQAPLVFEVHIKELCETLRKQAPSATSPNDINAVDTLKACAGFSRQFPEKMPKDRDFFQAMAKFAKFGSPPSVAKHAVTVIVAAADKKDMYVNDIMKHCLKNFDVGHENAATKLAAISQLQRLAYVQTEDHADAIHEILTGALRNRHAAEETDTSWTADIDSDLNVKLWALKAVVNDISGQLPDLDHTSLDKELQDAVLRTFKVLNTIIERDGELAGEPSPENHKARMRLSAGKLILKLCCNKHINKIFAARDFNRLTKIAQDPLPEVRKGFVTTLKKYTGMQKPLHHRFFSLMFLYAFEPTKAVRESTATFLKARAAFYAKEEVPVLENVFPYFMSLLAHHQDFSLAEKDISDFIEYILFYLKAVATEQNLSDIYAYAQRARSFQDAIEPEKSELLWTMADLAEAIMRAYESAKGWSLQLKPSKPAMPSSVYRQIRDQDFADEVSHKRFLPVEIDEQMDDLVRDRLRPKKRKHVDGDSKRPAKKIRASNGDEKAVRKKKVPKAPKAPKPAKTPKKRASDAVPSSAMRKSTRVSNARSYADISDSEDDDPDNVASWRYEDESSDEEGNKENVGSSTPPTSDPTGPKSHAEDSRGHEDDEEEEEIEVEEGGEEVVVAKPAAKTNGKKPTAKVKDSTSKARESKKATQKKATATKELPARGGRSSARTASKKKDVMDVPSDSDEDSAMEA; the protein is encoded by the coding sequence ATGCCACGCGCAACAAGAAAACGGGCGTCGCAACCCGATCCTGAGCCAGAAGCTGAAGTAgaggtcgaggagcagcaggaagagcaggaagagCCGCAGGCACAAGATGCGATGGACGTCGACgaggatggagaagaggaagaggagggcggCGATGCGCTGCAGAACGATGAGCCGCTGACTTGGAAAGCTGGCAAGCCCATTGCTGTTGCGACTCTGTTACAGCGACTCAAGGCATTGGCTACGGAACTCCGACATCTGGAACAAGGCGACTGTGCGCGAGCGTCATTGGAACCGAAGGCGAAGGAATTGTCGAGTCCACTACTTCTCGGCCACAAAGATTATGGCGTCCAGGTTTACACTCTCCAATGCATTGTGGAAATGTTCAGACTGCTGGCTCCGGACGCACCCTACAAAGCAAGTCAGTTGAAGCAAATCTTCAATTTCGTAATTTCAACAGTCGTCCCTGCTATCGCGGATCCCTCTCATACGTACAATGCGCAGCACCTGGCCATCATCACGTCTCTTGCGACTGTGAAGAGTATAGTTCTGGTCCAGGACCTGCCAGGCGCAGACCAGATGCAGAAGATCCTGTTCACTCACTGCTTCGATGTGCTGGCCCTCAACGTCCCCGGTGGCGATAAAGAGCTGCTGTCGAAGAATGTTGAGTTCAACTTCACGAGTCTACTTTGCGCCCTGGTGGACGAGGCTCAGACTGTACCTCTCGAGATCATCGAGGTCATTCTCGCTCAATTCCTACGGGCGGACCCTCACGCTGTTACAAAGAAAGGCGAGACACGCTTCTCAGAGGTGCTCAAGGAGGTATCTCCTGCATACAATATGGCCAGGTCTATTTGCAATACGTGTGAGGAGAAGATGATCCGTCACATTGGCCAGTGGTTCCAGGCCGTTCTGATCGACGCGAATGACGCAGCCGCGGAGTCCAAGCCAAcgaaagcaaaaggcaagaagcgaACACATGATGATAGCGACGACGAGTCAGATGCTGCCTTGGTTGCGCCTTCAGCAGACGATCTCCAagaggctgagaaggcaCATCGCTTACTACGAGAGCTGTGGAGGGCATGTCCTGGAGTTATCCAAAATGTTTTGGCGCAGATCGAGAGCGAACTCAATACGGAAAATACCTCGTTGCGTCTCATGGGAGTCGCTGGTGTCGGCGACATGATTGCTGGCATTGGTGCAGCCggacctccgccgcctgcgGCGCTCGATCCTGCAGCATATCCATCGCAAAGCTTGGCTGACTACTCTCCGCCCGCGCAACAGAACGTCGTTTTGATCCCGGCAGCGCCGCAGGCATTCTCATCAACCTATCCGACCACCTATCAAACGTTTGTCGATCGCCATCGCGACAAATCTGGGCAGGTCAGAGCCGCGTGGGTGACCGCGTGCGCTCGAATAATCCTGACTTCAGCAGGTGGCAAGGGCTTGGATTCAGATCAGGAAACACAGCTTCTACGGATATTCTCGGACTTGCTGACTGACAACGACGAGAAGGTCCGCCTTGCGGCCGTCACCGCAGTGTCCACGTTTGACTATCAATCAATCGTGCAAAAGCTCGGCAGTCATGGAGGTGCCGGCCAGGATGGTTCCGTGCTCTTTCAGTTGACTGCGCGTATTAAAGACCCAAAGCCTCACGTCTCCACGACTGCCCTCGAACTTCTGGGCAAGCTTTGGGGAGTCGCTTCAGGGGCGATCATCGAAGGTAATGAACGAGCCCGAACTTTGTTCGGCCCCATACCCAGCAATATCCTCAATGCCGTGTACATAAATCAGCCGGTCTTGAATGCGCTCATCTCGAAAGCCATCTTCGATTCTTTGCTGCCGATCAGCTACCCTCCTATCAAGACCAAGTCGAGTGGGAATGGAGACTCTCAGCGAGTGCCCGACAGTCAAAACAGCCAGGCAAGAGGACTAGACCCTGATCGTATCCGTAGCGAGCGGATACTGGCTTTGATCCGCGATCTCGACGAAAAGGCCAAGAAAGCTTTCTTCGGCATGCAAGGGCTCCAGGTGTCACAAGCAAAATATGTGTCAATCATCCTAGATCTGAGTGAGAAGCTGGGCGGCGATATCAAGAGCAATAAAGAGGATGCCCAGAAGCTACAGAAATTCGTTGCAGCTATTGCGGACAGATTCCCGGACAAAGTCGTAGCCAAAAATCACCTCACCGCTTTCTTCGGCCATCACGATCGTCGGAATTTCGCACTGGTCAAAATGGCCATCAGTGCTGAGAGCGACTACAAGAAGAGCCGCAACGCAATAGCGGAGGTTCTCAAGCGACTTGAGGGTGCCTCGCCTAACATTGCCAGCGCGGCAGAGACGATGGAGCCACTTTTGCGGTCCACTGCTGTTCTGGTCTATAATAGAAGCCATGTGCCTGCGATTGTCTCAATTTCTCGCACAGATGACAATGGACTGGGCAGCGCGGCGCATGAGGTGCTGAAGCATATCTCTACGCAGGCGCCACTGGTGTTTGAGGTACACATCAAGGAATTGTGCGAGACCCTCAGGAAGCAAGCCCCTTCTGCAACGTCGCCCAACGATATCAACGCAGTGGACACGCTCAAGGCATGCGCTGGGTTCTCAAGGCAATTTCCTGAAAAGATGCCAAAGGACCGAGATTTCTTCCAGGCCATGGCGAAGTTCGCAAAATTCGGTTCCCCTCCATCGGTTGCGAAGCATGCTGTCACAGTTATTGTTGCGGCGGCAGATAAGAAGGACATGTATGTTAACGACATCATGAAGCACTGCCTGAAGAATTTCGATGTCGGCCACGAGAATGCCGCTACAAAGCTTGCTGCGATCAGTCAGCTGCAGCGGCTAGCCTATGTGCAAACAGAAGATCATGCAGACGCCATCCACGAGATCCTTACGGGTGCGCTGCGCAATCGACATGCAGCAGAGGAGACTGACACATCGTGGACGGCTGACATCGACTCTGATTTGAACGTCAAGCTCTGGGCCCTCAAGGCCGTGGTCAACGATATCAGTGGTCAGCTGCCTGATTTAGATCACACTTCACTCGACAAAGAGCTACAAGACGCTGTCTTGAGGACGTTCAAAGTACTGAACACAATCATCGAGCGAGATGGTGAGCTGGCGGGCGAGCCTTCTCCGGAGAACCACAAAGCACGTATGCGGCTGAGTGCAGGAAAGCTGATACTCAAACTCTGCTGCAACAAGCACATCAACAAGATCTTTGCTGCTCGAGACTTCAACCGACTAACGAAAATTGCCCAAGATCCCCTACCCGAAGTTCGCAAAGGATTCGTTACCACGCTGAAGAAGTACACGGGCATGCAGAAACCACTTCATCAtcgcttcttcagcttgatGTTCTTGTACGCATTCGAGCCGACGAAGGCTGTAAGAGAATCTACTGCAACGTTTCTCAAAGCCCGTGCTGCTTTCTATGCAAAGGAGGAAGTGCCAGTCCTGGAAAATGTGTTCCCGTACTTCATGAGTCTGTTGGCACATCACCAAGACTTCTCGCTTGCTGAAAAGGACATCTCCGACTTCATTGAGTACATTCTCTTCTATCTCAAGGCTGTGGCGACTGAGCAGAACCTCTCAGATATTTACGCTTATGCCCAGCGCGCCAGAAGCTTCCAAGACGCTATCGAGCCTGAGAAGAGCGAGCTACTCTGGACTATGGCTGATCTCGCTGAGGCTATCATGCGTGCATACGAAAGTGCCAAGGGCTGGTCACTTCAGCTGAAGCCCAGCAAGCCGGCGATGCCGAGTAGCGTATACCGACAAATCCGTGATCAGGACTTTGCAGATGAAGTCTCGCACAAACGTTTCCTGCCAGTTGAGATCGATGAGCAGATGGATGACTTGGTTCGGGATCGACTACGgcccaagaagaggaagcatgTCGATGGCGACTCGAAGCGaccagcgaagaagatccGAGCATCCAACGGCGACGAGAAGGCTgtgcgcaagaagaaggttcCAAAGGCACCGAAAGCGCCAAAGCCAGCAaagacgccgaagaagagagcaagtGATGCCGTACCCTCTTCCGCAATGCGCAAGAGCACACGAGTCTCGAATGCGCGGAGCTACGCCGACATCAGTGAtagcgaagatgatgatccgGACAATGTGGCTTCCTGGCGGTACGAGGATGAGAGCTCAGATGAAGAGGGTAACAAAGAGAATGTTGGCTCATCAACCCCACCCACCAGCGATCCCACGGGCCCTAAGAGTCACGCCGAGGATAGCCGCGGGCacgaagatgacgaagaagaagaagaaatcgagGTCGAGGAAGGAGGCGAGGAAGTCGTGGTCGCCAAGCCAGCAGCAAAGACCAATGGCAAGAAACCGACAGCGAAAGTCAAGGATAGCACTTCGAAAGCGCGCGAGTCGAAGAAAGCAACGCAAAAGAAAGCGACGGCCACGAAGGAGTTACCAGCTCGTGGAGGTCGGTCATCCGCAAGGACtgcaagcaagaagaaggatgttATGGACGTTCCGAGTGATAGTGATGAAGACAGCGCTATGGAGGCATAG
- a CDS encoding 40S ribosomal protein eS24 gives MSESQVTLRTRKFIRNPLLGRKQMVVDVLHPSRPNVSKDELREKLAGLYKMNKDQVSVFGFRTQFGGGKSTGFALLYDSAEAMKKFEPHYRLVRYGQATKIEKASRQQRKQRKNRSKEFRGTAKTKGPAKDKKK, from the exons ATGTCGGAATCCCAGGTCACTCTGCGCACGCGCAAGTTCATCCGCAACCCACTGCTGGGCCGCAAGCAGATGGTCGT TGATGTCCTCCACCCATCGCGCCCAAACGTCTCCAAGGATGAGCTCCGCGAGAAGCTCGCCGGTCTTTACAAGATGAACAAGGACCAAGTCTCCGTCTTCGGTTTCCGCACCCAATTCGGTGGTGGCAAGAGCACCGGTTTCGCCCTCCTCTACGACTCCGCCGAGGCCATGAAGAAGTTCGAGCCACACTACAGACTTGTGCGCTACGGTCAGGCCAccaagatcgagaaggccAGCAGACAGCAGC GCAAGCAACGCAAGAACCGCAGCAAGGAGTTCCGTGGTACTGCGAAGACCAAGGGCCCAgccaaggacaagaagaaataa
- a CDS encoding uncharacterized protein (BUSCO:EOG09263VOP) gives MDSQLLLFRRQYLQLFEPDFLAWPPKELLRDSAIQAWLYKHLFDSDKNQYLPPPRYQLRVLKPLLARIEKSIQDPEEDEISDDLMNHLGELMSADLPGEATAVQQKTYVTFTCLPPTATIREDYKDEPTITLLERPQLLSGSLTTGFRTWEAALHLGSYLLLPENEHLIKGKSLLELGAGTGFLAILAAKHLGAKHVTTTDGDEGVVEALKENLFLNGLDDETKVLTSVLRWGRGLKATWVEEDCEAYPYDVILGADITYDKTGISALVATLRLLFELRPQLHMLISGVVRNLDTFETFRQSCLRNHFEVTEIDFQPKSIEQQTSLFYQKAFPIKILSIKKP, from the exons ATGGATTCGCAACTCCTGTTGTTTAGAAGGCAGTACCTGCAGCTTTTCGAGCCAGACTTCCTGGCATGGCCCCCGAAAGAGCTTCTGCGAGACTCTGCCATCCAAGCTTGGTTGTACAAGCACTTATTTGACAGCGACAAGAATCAGTACTTGCCTCCACCGCGATATCAGTTGCGAGTTCTCAAGCCTCTGCTTGCGAGAATTGAAAAGTCCATTCAAGATCCTGAAGAAGAT GAGATTTCGGACGATCTCATGAATCATCTGGGCGAGCTCATGTCTGCAGATCTGCCAGGTGAAGCCACAGCCGTGCAGCAAAAGACTTATGTCACTTTCACGTGTCTTCCACCTACAGCTACTATCAGAGAAGACTACAAGGACGAGCCGACGATTACTCTCCTCGAGAGGCCCCAACTGCTGTCAGGCTCTCTGACGACAGGATTCCGAACGTGGGAAGCAGCACTTCATCTTGGCTCCTACCTCCTGCTTCCCGAAAATGAGCACCTAATCAAGGGCAAGAGCCTGCTTGAGCTGGGAGCTGGTACTGGCTTTCTGGCGATTCTAGCTGCAAAACACCTCGGAGCAAAGCATGTCACAACGAcagatggcgacgaaggTGTTGTAGAGGCTCTCAAGGAGAATCTCTTCCTCAACGGGTTAGATGATGAGACGAAAGTGCTTACGAGCGTGCTCCGATGGGGCAGAGGCTTGAAAGCTACTTGGGTTGAAGAGGACTGTGAAGCATATCCTTACGATGTGATACTGGGTGCTGACATA ACATACGATAAGACTGGCATCTCAGCGCTGGTGGCCACTTTGCGGCTTCTTTTCGAGCTCAGACCACAACTGCACATGCTCATCTCTGGTGTTGTCAGAAATCTGGACACTTTCGAAACGTTCAGACAGTCCTGCT TGCGTAACCATTTCGAGGTCACTGAGATCGACTTTCAGCCCAAGTCAATAGAACAGCAAACGTCTCTGTTCTATCAGAAGGCGTTTCCGATCAAGATTTTGTCGATCAAGAAGCCTTAA